A single genomic interval of Malania oleifera isolate guangnan ecotype guangnan chromosome 13, ASM2987363v1, whole genome shotgun sequence harbors:
- the LOC131146643 gene encoding uncharacterized protein LOC131146643, translated as MALTIGNGGGGGTILCRNIIRSSYPHLPLRPHRVSPPSPASSLSLSPSPRTSHVVSAKKFASRTGRFDSKNRRKAATIKEEEEESEQRTAEFQRGPEDGSAGAIDDVDDGYFLPKLPGDEPDFWEGPQWDWLGFFAQYMWAFGIAFALVACGIAVVTYNEGATDFKETPVFKESMQSQELLEKQDGSNSNVFESNPTEEAPSLE; from the exons ATGGCTCTCACCATCGGAAATGGAGGCGGCGGCGGTACCATTCTCTGCCGCAACATCATCAGAAGCTCATATCCTCACCTCCCCCTTCGTCCACACCGCGTCTCCCCCCCATCGCCGGCGTCgtccctctccctctccccctcCCCAAGAACTTCCCACGTAGTCTCGGCCAAGAAATTCGCCTCTCGAACGGGACGGTTCGATAGCAAGAATCGGAGGAAGGCCGCCACAAtcaaagaagaagaggaagaatcAGAGCAACGGACGGCTGAATTTCAAAGAGGACCGGAAGATGGTAGCGCAGGAGCCATTGATGATGTCGACGATGGGTATTTCTTGCCGAAGCTTCCCGGCGACGAGCCTGATTTCTGGGAGGGACCTCAGTGGGATTGGCTCGGCTTTTTCGCCCAGTACATGTGGGCTTTTGGGATCGCTTTTGCC TTAGTTGCATGTGGGATTGCTGTGGTCACATACAATGAAGGGGCAACAGACTTCAAGGAAACTCCTGTATTCAAGGAATCAATGCAATCTCAAGAGCTTCTAGAAAAACAAGACGGATCTAACTCTAATGTTTTCGAGTCCAACCCGACTGAGGAGGCACCTAGTTTGGAGTAG
- the LOC131145911 gene encoding non-specific lipid transfer protein GPI-anchored 10 produces MASPHTVPSIAITTLLPLFLTCIPPSTLSQNPISSSFPPTLANCGPRLLPLASCAPFVQGSVQSPAQLCCDNLKQLYAQQPSCLCLLLNDTTMISFPINTTLALQLPDICNLPVSNTACSGVPVAPTPPNVSLGANTSSSAAAPTMVQVPPKPTIMGFGFGRSFGARLKTEGDYKMVVAAAATYLVAKLLCWT; encoded by the exons ATGGCTTCTCCTCACACAGTTCCTTCCATTGCCATCACCACTCTGCTTCCGCTGTTCCTCACTTGCATCCCTCCCTCAACACTTTCACAGAACCCCATTTCCTCTTCCTTTCCCCCAACCTTGGCCAACTGTGGACCACGGCTGCTGCCGCTAGCCTCTTGTGCACCATTTGTGCAGGGCTCAGTGCAATCACCGGCACAGCTGTGCTGTGACAACCTGAAGCAGCTCTACGCCCAACAACCTAGCTGCCTCTGCCTTTTGTTGAATGACACTACCATGATCTCTTTCCCCATCAACACCACCTTGGCTCTGCAGCTGCCAGACATTTGCAACCTTCCCGTGTCAAACACTGCCTGTTCAG GGGTTCCTGTGGCTCCTACTCCACCTAATGTTTCCTTGGGGGCAAACACTAGTTCCTCTGCTGCTG CCCCCACAATGGTTCAAGTTCCACCAAAGCCAACCATTATGGGATTTGGGTTTGGCCGGAGCTTTGGCGCAAGGTTGAAGACAGAAGGTGACTACAAAATGGTGGTAGCAGCTGCAGCCACTTATCTGGTGGCCAAATTACTATGCTGGACCTGA